The following proteins are co-located in the Gossypium hirsutum isolate 1008001.06 chromosome A02, Gossypium_hirsutum_v2.1, whole genome shotgun sequence genome:
- the LOC107941607 gene encoding calmodulin-like protein 8: MGDMLSEEQIVEFKEAFCLFDKDGDGCITVEELATVIRSLDQNPTEEELQDMITEVDADGNGTIEFAEFLNLMAKKMKETDAEEELKEAFKVFDKDQNGYISANELRHVMINLGEKLTDEEVEQMIKEADLDGDGQVNYDEFVKMMTTIG; this comes from the exons ATGGGTGATATGCTGAGTGAAGAACAGATTGTTGAGTTCAAAGAAGCTTTTTGTCTGTTTGACAAAGATGGAGATg GTTGCATTACTGTGGAAGAACTGGCAACTGTGATTAGATCCTTAGATCAAAATCCCACTGAAGAAGAGCTTCAAGATATGATAACTGAAGTTGATGCTGATGGCAATGGAACCATTGAATTTGCAGAGTTCTTGAACTTGATGGCCAAGAAAATGAAG GAAACTGATGCAGAGGAGGAACTTAAAGAGGCTTTCAAGGTTTTTGACAAGGATCAAAATGGGTATATATCAGCTAATGAG CTGAGGCATGTGATGATCAATCTTGGTGAGAAATTAACGGATGAGGAAGTTGAGCAGATGATCAAAGAAGCTGATTTGGACGGTGATGGTCAGGTCAACTATGATGAATTTGTCAAAATGATGACAACCATTGGATGA